The following are from one region of the Biomphalaria glabrata chromosome 12, xgBioGlab47.1, whole genome shotgun sequence genome:
- the LOC106072713 gene encoding universal stress protein YxiE-like produces the protein MARTVIIGIDHSVYSEQAFDFYIEHAMLKGDKIVLVHVSEYTSLVQAPALLTDPVVVSDLIKEEEMKVKQLVDKYSEKMKKHHLGGKVKQMAGKSGEAIIAAAKEEEAGLIVVGTRGMSKLRRTFVGSVSDYVLHHSDVPVLICRTSQHS, from the exons atGGCTCGAACTGTAATAATTGGCATAGATCACAGTGTATACTCAGAACAAGCTTTTGATT TTTATATTGAGCATGCAATGCTAAAAGGAGATAAAATTGTTTTGGTCCATGTATCAGAATATACATCATTGGTTCAAGCTC CTGCATTGTTAACAGATCCTGTGGTAGTTTCTGATCTAATCAAGGAAGAAGAGATGAAAGTTAAACAGCTTGTTGACAAGTAtagtgaaaaaatgaaaaaacatCAT CTTGGTGGAAAGGTGAAACAAATGGCTGGAAAGAGTGGTGAAGCTATTATTGCTGCAgctaaagaagaagaagctgGACTTATTGTAGTGGGCACAAGAGGCATGAGTAAACTACGTAGGACATTTGTGGGAAGTGTGAGTGATTACGTTTTGCACCATTCTGATGTTCCTGTTCTCATTTGCCGTACTTCTCAACACTCCTAA